CATGCGGCAACGATGACGTTCGGTCACTCGCTCCGCAATCTATTGTTGTATTGGGTAGGACGTATAGAAGGCGGTATCCCTCCTGAAGGAAAGAATATCTTTCCACCAGCGGTTCCGATTGCCTCGCAGCTGCTTCATGCTACCGGTGTCGCCTGGGCTGAGAAGAAGAAAAACACAGACCGGGTTTCCCTGGTCTACTTTGGAGATGGGGCAACATCAGAAGGGGATTTCCATGAGGGGCTTAATTTTGCAAGCGTTTTCAAGGCTCCGGTCGTTTTCTTTAATCAGAATAACGGTTATGCCATTAGCGTTCCAATGGAGAAGCAAATGAATTCTAAAACGATTGCTCAAAAGGGATTAGGCTATGAAATTCCAAGTATTCGAATCGATGGGAATGATATTGCGGCTGTTTATCTAGAAACAAAAAAAGCAGTAGAACGTGCTCGTAATGGTGAAGGACCAACCTTGATTGAAGCGGTCACATGGAGATACGGCGCACACACGACAGCGGATGACCCATCTAAATACCGGGATCAAGGAGAGAGCGACCAGAGAAGAACAACGGGCGATCCTTTACTAAGACTCGAAAAATATATGAAAAATGAAGGGCTATGGGACGAGGAGTGGGTAACCACTACGGAGAATAAAATCACACGTGAAATCAATACGGCTTTAGAAGAGATGCAAAATTATCCTGAACCAAGAATTGAGGATGTATTTGAAAACGTATTTGAAAAACCAACCTGGACGCTGGATGAACAGCTTGAACAACATAGGAGCATAAAAAGGGGGCAAATGTCATGACGACGGCTATTCAAGTGAGAAAATTAACGATGGTTCAGGCAGTGACAGATGCAATGAAAACCATGCTTCAAGAGGATGAATCCGTGATCGTTCTTGGGGAAGATGTAGGAAAAAACGGAGGCGTTTTCCGGGCGACGGAAGGATTATTTGATCAGTTCGGAGAAGAGCGCGTTATCGATACGCCGCTTGCCGAATCAGGAATCATTGGAACATCGATTGGTCTTGCGATTAACGGTTTTCGCCCAATTGCGGAGATGCAGTTTTTAGGCTTTATCTATCCAGCCTTCAATCAACTAATGACCCATGCTACTCGTATGCGGCAGCGTACGATGGGACGTTATACGGTGCCAATGGTTATTAGAGCTCCTTACGGGGCCGGAGTAAAAGCACCGGAAATTCATTCAGATAGTGTGGAAGCTTTGTTTACCCAGATTCCTGGCCTGAAGGTAGTAATTCCATCTAACGCTTATGATGCAAAAGGTTTGCTGATCTCAAGTATTGAAGATCCGGACCCGGTGCTTTTTCTAGAGCCGATGAGAAGTTATCGCTCGTTCCGTACAGAGGTTCCTGAAGAAAAGTACACAGTCGATCTAGGTAAAGCTTCCTATCAGAAGAAAGGAAATGACGTTACGTTGCTAACATGGGGAGCGATGGTGCCCGATACGATGAAAGCCGTGGAGCAATTCGAAAAGCAGCAAAACGCTACATGTGAGGTTATTGATTTAAGAACGCTTTACCCATTAGATAAAAAAACCATCCAGGAGTCTGTAGAGAAGACAGGTCGCGTCGTCATTGTGCATGAAGCGCCAGCGACGGGGGGAATGAATGCGGAAATCATATCCGTCATTAATGATTCTGCCTTTTTCTACTTAAAAGCTCCCGTTCAAAAGGTTACCGGTTTTGACACACCAGTGCCTGTGTATTCTCTCGAAAAAGAATACCTGCCAAGCAGTGAAAAAATAATTCATGCCATTAATCAGGCATTATCATACTAGGAGGTCCGGAGCATGGATGTGAAATTGCATGATATTGGGGAAGGAATGCATGAAGCTGAAATTCTTTATTATTTTGTGAAAAAAGGGGATTTTGTGAAGAATGACGCTCCACTTGTTGAAGTTCAGACGGACAAAATGACGGCTGAACTGACCGCGCCAGCAGAAGGAGTCATTGAGGAAATTAATTATGATGTAGGCGATGTGATTGAAGTGGGCACGACCATTTTAACGATGAGGTCTGAACAAAAGCAGTCCTCTAAGCAGCCCGTACTTGCCGGACAGACGGCTGGTACAGAGACGAACCAAAGTTCCGGGCCAAGAAACTTTAATTGGGAGCTTCCATCTACCAGGGTGAAGGCTTCCCCTCATACACGGAGGATTGCCAGAGAACAGGGCATCAAGATTGAAGACGTTCAGGGTACAGGAAAAGGAGGACGTATCCTCGATGAAGATATCTTCGCATTTATGGAAACCAAATCGAAGCCTTCTCCTGTAAAAGAAGAAGAGGAAGTGAAAAAACAGCCGCCAGTCGAACGAGCAGGACAGCAGCAAACCATCCCATTTAGAGGCCGGCGAAAACAAATTGCCAAAAAAATGACCCAATCGCTTTATACGGCTCCCCATGTCACTCATTTTGATGAAGTGGATATGACGGAAGTATTAAAGGTGAAGGATCAGCTGAAAAAAGGTACAGACCGTCGTCCAGGCGTCCAAGTATCAGTTGCCGCCTTTTTTATCAAAGCTCTCCAGCTATCCCTTAAAGAATTTCCGATATTCAACTCTAAATTAGACGAAGAGAAAGGAGAAATCCTTTTAGAATCGTCTTACAATATCGGACTCGCCACCGGAACAGAGGAAGGATTAATCGTACCTGTCTTAAAAAACGTTGAAAATCTATCATTAATAGACATCCATAAACAGATGAAAGATTTAACGAAAAAGGCGGTAGATAATAAGCTATCTGGACATGATTTACGGGGAGGAACCTTTACCATTAGTAACGTTGGACCGATGGGAAGCACCGGGGCGACACCGATTTTAAATTATCCAGAAACGGGTTTGATGGCCTTTCATAAAACGAAAAAAATGCCAGTGGTTATTGATGATGAAATTGTCATTAGACAGATGATGAATGTGACGCTGACTTTTGATCACCGAGTTGCCGATGGTTCGCAATCCGTTGCCTTTACGAACCGGTTTATTGACTATATTGAAAATCCATATGTGATGCTAATCGAATTAATCTAGAAAGAGCCGATAGCCGTGAGCGTGCAGGTGTCCATTCTCGCGCTCCACTGGTGGCTGAAATGAGGTTAACCAAAAAGGAAGAAAGCGGTAGAATTTTTTCAATAATCCTGGAGAGGGGAATTACATGGAAAAAAGAAAGCCTTCGTTTCTCGTTTCGAGTCTTGTTATTCTTTTAATTATTGCCATCCTTGGAGTCAGCATCTTAGTATATGGAACAGCGCCTCATATCCCAATTGTCATTGCTGCGGTGATCGTTACATTGTATGGACTAAAGTTAGGGTACAAGTGGAAAGAGTTAGAAAAAGCTATGACAAAAGGAGTCTCCTATGGTGTTCCTGCCATCATTATCTTAAGCTTGATCGGCATAACCGTCGGCGTCTGGGTATTGAATGGTACCGTTCAAACCATTACATACTACGGTCTTCAAGTATTATCTCCATCCCTGTTTTTAGTGAGTGCTGTCATTATTACAGCCGTAGTAGCTACGATGACGGGAAGTTCCTGGAGTGCCATTAGTACAATCGGGATTGCCTTGATGGGCGTGGCTTATGGGATGTCTATTTCTCCAACTGTAACGGCCGGGGCTATTGTAAGCGGCGCATTGTTTGGAGACAAATTGTCCCCTCTGTCGGATACGACAAACTTGGCTGCAGCTACAGCTAAAGTCGATATTTTCCAGCATATCCGCCATATGCTTTGGACAACCATTCCAAGCTTAATTATTACGCTCGGTATCTTTGCAGCCATTGGGATATTTTCCAGTCGAGAGGCAGCCGATATAGGAAAAGTAGAATCGATGATGACGACGTTGAATAATGAATTTATGCTTACACCCGTGACGCTTATTTCACCTCTGCTTATTATCATTCTGGCTTTTAGAAAAGTTAGTCCGATTCCATCTTTGATTATCGGGCTGGTAGCAGCGGTCATCACTACTTTCTATACGGTTCCAGGTGTATCTCTGGGTACGATTATGAACACAGCGCATTTCGGATACACCGCGGATACAGGGGTAGAAGCGATTGATAACTTATTGTCACTGGGCGGATTAGATAGTATGCTGTTTGGTGTATCGTTAATTTTGATAGCGCTTTCATTTGGCGGTATTATACGTGAAATCGGCATAGCTCAAGCCATTATTGAAGGCTTAAAGAGGTTTTTGCGAAGCAGGGGCAATGTTATTACATCTACCGTTTTGTCTTGTTTAGGAATTAATGTCGTGGTAGGAGAACAGTATTTATCGATTATTCTTCCAGGGCAAATGCTTGAGGAGAGTTATGAGCAGACGAATCTTCATCCTAAAAACATGTCCCGGACGCTTGAAGATGCCGGAACGCTTATCCACCCTTTAATTCCATGGGGAGTGACGGGAGCGTTCATTATGACCACATTGAACGTAGGAATCGGCTATATTCCGTTTTCGTTTATCTGTTTCATTTCTCCGATTATCGCCATCATCTACGGCTACACAGGCTTTACCCTAACTCCGCTGGCGACGGAAGATGTGGTGGATCTTGAAAAGCAACGAGTTTCATCAGGAACAGGAAGTCATTAATATAAAGAGAAAAGGAAGATCAGCTTGGAAGTTTTCGGACCAGTAACCATGACATTTGAAGAACGAGAGCGAACCTTTTATTACAGCGTACCTGAAAATCTGGAGCAGGCTGTCCCCGTTGTATTCTGCTTTCACGGGGCTGGCAGCAGTGCAAGGCACCATATGAAAATTACCGGATTCCACAAACTCTCAGAGGAGCATCAGGTCATCACCGTCTTTCCTGATGCGGTTCATTTCGATCCTGCAGACCGAATGACAAAGCAATGGAATGAAGGCAGAGAAAAAAATACTGCCTTTCAGCAGGAAGTCAATGATGTCGGGTTTGTGTTGGATTTGATTGATTGGCTGAAACAACGGTATCCCGTGGATGAAAGCAGAATTTACGCCACAGGGTTCTCCAACGGTTCGGCCTTCAGTTTGAGACTTGGCCTTGAATGTCAGGATGTTTTTGCCGGAGTGGGAGGAGTTTCAGGCCCCCTGGTCAAAGATTTAGCGAAGAAGTTTCAATGGAGTAAACCTATGCCGATGCTTTTCATTATGGGGACGGATGATAAGCTTGTCCCTTATGATGGCCATTATGATTCGACCTACATGATTGACCAACTTCTCTCCGCAGAAAAAACAGTTAAGTTTTTTGCAAAATCCTGGGGAGATGGTGGAACCCATCATCACGAGCGGGTTATGGAAAACGAAGAATACGCCATTGTGAAAAATGCTTACCCGCAAGAAGAAGAAAAAGTTGTGTTTTACTCGATTGAAGGTGGAGGACACACGTGGCCTGGAGGGCCGTTGTCGCAAGCATCCTCCTTAACCGGAAAAGTAGCCGGTCAGTTGGACGCGACGAAAATCCTTTTTGAGCATTTGATTACATTTCAACGATAAGCAAAGAGCCGATTTTCGGCTCTTTTTTTTCTGGGTTCCAGTAGGTAGGAGAAAGAAACATGCAGTAATGCTTATCACAAAACAGAGCTATATTTTTTTCATATACAAAACGAACATAATCAATATTTTATATATGAAAGGTTGAGTGTTAGTTTGTAATTACAAGATAATTGTGAATATTTTACAAAATGACATGATTCTTACTAGAAGGAGTGAATGGAATGACCAAAGCGAAAGCTAAATTCAGCGGTAGATTGCAGATGCAGGAAATTGACGTTCACCTGCATGAAGGGACTGTTCAATGGGACGGAAGTGTCGATACATCCGAACATACCTGGGATTCCCCGATATCTGGTACGGTTTACGGTACATTACTAAACTATCAAGGTGCACTGGATCAAATGGAAGACGCCTTACATCAGGATCCCTACAAATCCCCTCCAAAAGCTCCGATTCTCTATATCAAACCTAAAAACACCATTACGGGTCATCAAACTATGATTCCCATGCCGGAAGATGTACCAGAACTTGAAGTGGGAGCCTGTCTTGGCCTGGTTATCGGTGAAAAAGCTTGCCGTGTCAGCGAGGAAGAAGCGATGAGCTATATTGC
The Halobacillus halophilus DSM 2266 DNA segment above includes these coding regions:
- a CDS encoding alpha/beta hydrolase family esterase translates to MEVFGPVTMTFEERERTFYYSVPENLEQAVPVVFCFHGAGSSARHHMKITGFHKLSEEHQVITVFPDAVHFDPADRMTKQWNEGREKNTAFQQEVNDVGFVLDLIDWLKQRYPVDESRIYATGFSNGSAFSLRLGLECQDVFAGVGGVSGPLVKDLAKKFQWSKPMPMLFIMGTDDKLVPYDGHYDSTYMIDQLLSAEKTVKFFAKSWGDGGTHHHERVMENEEYAIVKNAYPQEEEKVVFYSIEGGGHTWPGGPLSQASSLTGKVAGQLDATKILFEHLITFQR
- the nhaC gene encoding Na+/H+ antiporter NhaC, with product MEKRKPSFLVSSLVILLIIAILGVSILVYGTAPHIPIVIAAVIVTLYGLKLGYKWKELEKAMTKGVSYGVPAIIILSLIGITVGVWVLNGTVQTITYYGLQVLSPSLFLVSAVIITAVVATMTGSSWSAISTIGIALMGVAYGMSISPTVTAGAIVSGALFGDKLSPLSDTTNLAAATAKVDIFQHIRHMLWTTIPSLIITLGIFAAIGIFSSREAADIGKVESMMTTLNNEFMLTPVTLISPLLIIILAFRKVSPIPSLIIGLVAAVITTFYTVPGVSLGTIMNTAHFGYTADTGVEAIDNLLSLGGLDSMLFGVSLILIALSFGGIIREIGIAQAIIEGLKRFLRSRGNVITSTVLSCLGINVVVGEQYLSIILPGQMLEESYEQTNLHPKNMSRTLEDAGTLIHPLIPWGVTGAFIMTTLNVGIGYIPFSFICFISPIIAIIYGYTGFTLTPLATEDVVDLEKQRVSSGTGSH
- the pdhA gene encoding pyruvate dehydrogenase (acetyl-transferring) E1 component subunit alpha, producing MLEKFPLTQYVSEEGETVHSDVTDMLTADLVKLFYEKMLRARMMDKKCVNLQRQGRIGTYVPYEGQEAAQVGSALAVEEGDWMFPTYRDHAATMTFGHSLRNLLLYWVGRIEGGIPPEGKNIFPPAVPIASQLLHATGVAWAEKKKNTDRVSLVYFGDGATSEGDFHEGLNFASVFKAPVVFFNQNNGYAISVPMEKQMNSKTIAQKGLGYEIPSIRIDGNDIAAVYLETKKAVERARNGEGPTLIEAVTWRYGAHTTADDPSKYRDQGESDQRRTTGDPLLRLEKYMKNEGLWDEEWVTTTENKITREINTALEEMQNYPEPRIEDVFENVFEKPTWTLDEQLEQHRSIKRGQMS
- a CDS encoding dihydrolipoamide acetyltransferase family protein produces the protein MDVKLHDIGEGMHEAEILYYFVKKGDFVKNDAPLVEVQTDKMTAELTAPAEGVIEEINYDVGDVIEVGTTILTMRSEQKQSSKQPVLAGQTAGTETNQSSGPRNFNWELPSTRVKASPHTRRIAREQGIKIEDVQGTGKGGRILDEDIFAFMETKSKPSPVKEEEEVKKQPPVERAGQQQTIPFRGRRKQIAKKMTQSLYTAPHVTHFDEVDMTEVLKVKDQLKKGTDRRPGVQVSVAAFFIKALQLSLKEFPIFNSKLDEEKGEILLESSYNIGLATGTEEGLIVPVLKNVENLSLIDIHKQMKDLTKKAVDNKLSGHDLRGGTFTISNVGPMGSTGATPILNYPETGLMAFHKTKKMPVVIDDEIVIRQMMNVTLTFDHRVADGSQSVAFTNRFIDYIENPYVMLIELI
- a CDS encoding alpha-ketoacid dehydrogenase subunit beta → MTTAIQVRKLTMVQAVTDAMKTMLQEDESVIVLGEDVGKNGGVFRATEGLFDQFGEERVIDTPLAESGIIGTSIGLAINGFRPIAEMQFLGFIYPAFNQLMTHATRMRQRTMGRYTVPMVIRAPYGAGVKAPEIHSDSVEALFTQIPGLKVVIPSNAYDAKGLLISSIEDPDPVLFLEPMRSYRSFRTEVPEEKYTVDLGKASYQKKGNDVTLLTWGAMVPDTMKAVEQFEKQQNATCEVIDLRTLYPLDKKTIQESVEKTGRVVIVHEAPATGGMNAEIISVINDSAFFYLKAPVQKVTGFDTPVPVYSLEKEYLPSSEKIIHAINQALSY